The DNA segment aaaatgacaatcaacaAATGGTCCTCTCCAAGATAACAGTAACCCAATAACAAActcaaattatctaaaaaaacaTTAGGAATTCGAATTgactttttattgaattttgtagAAAAGAGATAAACACGTAAAATTGAACATGAATAAATACTGTAGAACTTATTTACGTGTCATCTTTCTTTTGGCCTTTTGATACTCCTTAAGAACAAGCAACATCAGAGTACAATGGTGTGAAAGGAAACGAAGTATCCCAAGCATAGGTGAAGCTGAATGTAGTAGAAGGATAGATGGGTTGACCATTGTTGACAAGACACTCGCCATTGGATATGCTCAAGACTGAAGGGTCAATATCTTCCACTGTTTGAAAACCACTGCAAGCTAATTTCAGGTGCAATACAGAACAAGGGCAGACATTGTGAATTGTCACCTTCCACTCCGGTTTATTATGAATTGTAGCTCCGGTATCAGTTTGGGTAATCCCAATTTTTTCCagagagcattggcaatggactGCAATTTgaataaacataatttaaatcataagaaatgatggtatatgcaatgcataaactatagaaatattcatatatatacctACCTAGGCCAATGATCAGACTCAGAGAGATCAGAACTAGGAATGAATTTTTGGTGATGATGGCAGCCATTGGAGACATGATATATGAtcactctcttttttgttttaatcgatTCAAGTGACTTCCTCGACGATGATCTACTTATAAATAATAGAGGTCTTTTGAACAGTTTTGGTAAGGGAATATTAGTCAAT comes from the Carya illinoinensis cultivar Pawnee chromosome 8, C.illinoinensisPawnee_v1, whole genome shotgun sequence genome and includes:
- the LOC122274277 gene encoding TPD1 protein homolog 1-like, with the protein product MSPMAAIITKNSFLVLISLSLIIGLVHCQCSLEKIGITQTDTGATIHNKPEWKVTIHNVCPCSVLHLKLACSGFQTVEDIDPSVLSISNGECLVNNGQPIYPSTTFSFTYAWDTSFPFTPLYSDVACS